GAGAGTGAAgggcgagagagagggagTGAGTGAAAGAGAGCGAGTGGAGGGAGCAAAGGCGTGCAGGGATAGGGCGGAGGTAAGGTGAATCGGCGCATAGAGTGAGAGGTTAGGGAGAGAAGAAGGAGCGCGAGAATAATATGAGCAGGGAGTAGGAAAGTAGAGAGAGGTAACTCGCGGAGTGGGAGAAGGCGAGCGGGCGCGGATAGAGTGGCTAAGATAGAGGGGCATAGGGTAGGAGTAGTGGGCGCGcacaagaagaagaaagaacaGACATAGAACCAGGAGAGTTAGATAGAGTGACGATGGCAGAGGGAGTGAGAAGGGAGAGAAGTGACAGCGTGGGCAGCGCGAGTAGTACGGAAGATCAgctgaaaagaaagagagagttacTAGGAAGAGACTCGTTAGAGCGGGATAGAGGGTTAGCAGACATATTTAAAAGGAGCAAGAAAGTGATGAGATCGTCGGAAGGGAAGGAAGGGGGAAGCGTGGAAGAGGAGGTTTGGAAGACAATGTTAAAGGAAATAAGAGTGGAGTTGGGGGAGGGATTGAGACAGCTAAgtaaagagataaaagaagTGGCGGACaatcaaaaagaaataataaaaatggaaatagaAGAGTTAAAAGAAGAGCtgaagagaagagaggaatGCTGGCaaaaggagagaagagaaCTGAGAGAAgagttgaaaaaattagaacgAGCGGAAGAAATGAAGAAGGAGAGGAGGAATGTGGAAGAAGGGGAAGAGAAGCAGAAAGAGACAAAAGGGGCAACAGTGATGGAGGAGAGAGTAAAACAAATGGAAAAGTTATgggagggaagagagagagaggagaggagaaggaATATTGTGATAAAAGGACTGAAAGAGAAAGGAGAAGACAGGAGCGGAGAAATTAAAGAGATAATGAAGGAAATTGGAGTGGAGATGAAAGTAGaggaaattaagaatatagaggggggggagaagaGAGCGGGGAGGTATGGTGGTGGTGAGACTGGGGAATgcagaagagaagagaaaaatcatggaaaataaaagaaagctGAGGGAGGAAGAATTTGGATTGAGGAGGATCTGTCGTGGGAGGAGAGGAGGATAAGATGGAAGCTGAAGCAGATAGCAGCAAAAGAAGGAGCTAAAGAAGCCAGCGTCTGGATAAGCAAaggaaaattaagaataaatggAGTATGGTGGTGGTGGGATGAGGCAAAGGAAGAATTAAGAGATGGTAGGGGAAGGAAATGGGtgaagagagaggagggagtgGAGCAAATTGGAGACAAAGAAGAAAGAGGGAATGAAGGACAGGGAAAAGGAGAGAGGAAGAATTGAGAGGGAAACAGGGAAGAAGAGAGGGTGGGGAGGGTGTAGGGAGGAAGGGGAAGCTGGAAGGGAGGAGACAGGGAaagaggagggggagaggagCGCAAAAGTCAAAGAGAAGAAGAATcggagaagaagagagaggaaaagaagTGGGGACAGgaggaataataatattttaaaacgtagCAGGGCTGGTGGGGAAAGACAAGGAATTCTGGAGGGAATTAGGGAGTTGGGATGTTATGGTGCTGTTAGAGACGTGGGTGGAAGAGAGAGGATGGAAAGGAGTGAAAGAAAGATTACCGAGAGGTTACACATGGAAGTGGCAACCGGCAAAGAGAAGGAATAAGAAGGGAAGAGCGATGGGGGGCATGATAATGGGGATTAGGAGAGAGCTAGTGGACGAAGTGggggaagaagagagaggtGAAGAGGGGATAATTGTAGGAAGAATAAAAGAGGGTAAAGAAAGACAAAGGATAGTGAGAGTGTATGTAAATGGAGATATAGAagacaaattaaataacttaaaaagatGGATGGAGGAGAAGGATGAtagaattaaaacaataataggAGGAGATTTTAATGCAAGGACGGGAAGAGAGGGAAGAAGCAGAGAGATGTGGGGCAGGGAGGgggaagaggaaaagagagagtcGAAAGACAGGAAGATAAACGGAGAGGGAAGAAAGCTGGTGGACTTTATAGAAGAAAGAGGATGGACAATCCTGAACGGAGGAGTGAACGGAGATGAGGAGGGAGAATGGACGTATACAGGAGGGAAAGGGGAGACAgtaataaactatatattgATGAGAGACGAAGAGAGGCACGAGGTGAGAAGGATGGAAGTTGGAGAGAAGATAGATTCGGATCACCACCCGGTAACGGTTTGGATAGAAGATGAAGACAGAGAAGACGGTCAGAGGAGGAGAGGAGTGAAGagtagaagagagagaaagaatagaGGTAAGTGGGACGAGGAAGGGAGAGAAGGGTTCAAAGAATGGAGAAAAAACatagaaattaatgaaaaagagTTGGTAGAGGAAATGGAGGACATGCAGTCAAGGGTAAGGAAAGTACTGGCGGAGATGGGAGAAAGGCAACAAGAGGGGGAGAGGTTGAGGAGAGGAGGATGGTGGGACGGAGAAATgcagagaaaagaagagagaggtGAGAAGAGAGCTGAGAGAGTGGAGAAGGGGAAGGAGTGAGGCAGAAGAGtataagaagagaaagaaagattacAAGGAGCTAtgcgagagaaaaaagagagaagaaaacgaGAGATGGGAAAGAGCAGTGGAGGAAGCAAAGATGGAGGGGCAGGTGTGGGAGataaataacagagaaagaaaaagatggaAGGGGATAAACGAAGGAATTGAGATAATTGAATGGGAGAAATATTTCAGGAATATATTAGAAGGAGTGGAGAGAAGAGTAGTGATGGGAAATAGTAGGAGAAGAGAGATTGAGGATGGGGAAGAGGAGTTGTCCAAGGAAGAGATAGAGAAGGTGTTAGAGAAGTTAAAAGACCGGAAGGCGATGGGGATCGATGGAATTCCGAACGAGGTGTGGAAGTATGGAGGAGGGAGAATAAAGAAGTGGGTGTGGAGAATCTGCGGGAGGATATGGAAGGGAGAGGGATGGCCGGAGGAATGGAAGGAAGGGATCATAACTCCAATATTAAAGAAGGGAAACGGGGAGAAGGTAGAGGAATATAGGGGGGTGACACTCATGCCATCGCTTTACAAAGTGTATACGTCGATTCTGACGGAGAGACTGAAGAaggaaatagaaaagaaagagatattTTCAGAAAGTCAGTTTGGATTTAGGAAAGGAAGAGGGACGATGGATGCGGTGTACGTGATAAACAGGCAGGTAAGTAAAAGTAAGGGAATGTTGGTAGCGCTATTTGTGGACCTGAAGGCAACGTTTGACTCGGTGAGGAGAGAGACGGTGATGAAGGccttgagagagagaggggtgaGAGAAGGATTGACGATTAGGATAGGTGAAGTGCTGACGGAAGTAAAAAGTAGAGTAAAGATAGGTAGCGAGGTAGGAGAAGGCTTCTAGACAGCGAGGGGGGTAAGACAGGGGTGCCCACTGAGTCCGACATTGTTTAACATGGTGCTGGCAGACCTGGAGGAGGAAATGGGAAAAGTGAAGTAAGGAGGAGTGAAGTTGAGGGAGCGCAGGATTTTCTCGCTATCATATGCGGACGATATGGTATTGATAGCGGAGACGGAGGACGAGATGAGAAGTATGATAGAAAGGCTGGAGAGATATTTGGACAAGAAGGGTCTGGAGGTAAACGTAGAGAAGACGAAGATTATGAAATTTAGAAGAGGAGGAGGCAGAAGAAGGAAGATGAATTGGAGatggaaaggaaaaagaattgaggatgtaaaagaatataaataccTAGGGTATATACTACAATCAAACGGAGGACAGGAATCACATATCAAGGATAGAGCGAGAAAAGCAGTGGCGGTGATGGGTCAAGTTTGGGGGATTGGGAAGAGAAGATATGAGAAGGATTGGGGAAGGAGAATTTGGATCTTTATAGATTAGTATGGACGGTACTGGAGTatccagtgagaaatagtacatcgaatcgacatcgattcgacatcgaaatgatgatttcgatgtcgattcgacgtcgaattgatgtcgaattcattatcgtttctcgctgggTATGGAGTGGAGGTTTGGGGATGGAGGGAAAGGGAGAGTGTGGAAAGAATGCAAGAGAGGTTTCTAAGATGGATACTGGGAGTAGAGAGTAGAACCCCGGGATATTTGGTGAGGGAAGagtggaagagagagaaattgagAATAAGAGCGGGGAGAAGGGCTTGGGGTTTTGAGAGGAGAGCaagggagggaggaggaggagtaTGGGTGAGAGAATGCATGgtagagatgagagagagagcagagagGAGAAGGGAACTCTCGAAATGGGAGATGGAAAGGAGAGAGTTCTtcgaaaagagagagaaggatgTCGGGGAGATGGAAGGAGAGGCAGGAGAGGAATGGGAGGAAGTTGAGGAGACGGAGAGAAGACTACAAAGGGAGGAGAGAAGGGAGAGGATAAGAGATACGAGATATAATGTATGGTACAAGTGGATTAGAGAGGAGGACATACCAAAATATCTAAAGAGGGGATGGGGAGAAAGTAGGTGGAGAAGAGTGGCAAGGTTTAGACTGGGAAATGAAATACTGGAGAGTAGATATTGGGAGGAGAAAAGAGTTTGCAGGTTGTGCGGAGGGGAAAGAGAATCATGGGAGCATGTATGGGAAAGATGTAGACGGTGGGAGAATGGGGGAGAGGGAAGCTGGCAGGAGGCATACGGGAGGATCTTGGGGGGAgcgggagagggagagggttGGATGAGGGAggtggaggaggagaggaagagatttgggaggagggaggagagagaggatgGAAGGTGAGAGAGGAGTGAATAGAAGGAACGAAAGTAAAGAATTGTAAACGGAAACGGAAGTCCATAGGCGTAAGGTTAGGTAGGATGcggtgcgagagagagagaggtcaCGTGGGTAGAATTAAGTAGGATAAGGTCAAAGGAGCGAGCGGAAAGAGAAGAGTGAGTTGAGGTAGAGCGTATAGGGAGGCGAGCGAGATGAGAGGCAGGGTGAGGAGCGGCGTACTGTAAAGgcgatatttgtataaaaaggtGTAAAGGTTTGGGACCGTTCCTAGAAAAACGCCATTCAATTCCCAAGGGGaagaataaagtttatatctatctatctatctatctatctatctaatTCTCGACCGAAACAATTGCACGAAAACGACACGCAGAATTCATGGTTCCGCTCCTGGAATGAAATTCACGTGATGTCCCCAGAAAAAAGGACGAGTTAACGATCGATCGACTCTGTCGCATAAAAAGTCGAGTTAAATATTTGACTTCTGAGCtttgaaaaatacataattattaaaaatgtgattattgagatatatttgtaatatcagTTTGATGTAATATATGTCGGCTTctggatattaaaaatatatgaaattttaatgagaTACTTTTGTAAGCTTGAAAATTActacaatagttttatatcttataaaaacttgaaattatTCTTCAATGTTTGGCACTAATACTTAaacaatgtatataattaccaAATTTATGTCTCTGCTTTTTGGCTTGCAATAATGCTGATAtgtttgaagaaaatattttgtggaGTAGCAGTATACTGTTTATTCGTGGAAAAAAGTCTACTACATATAAGAAACGGTCATACCTCCCTTATGGCAAATTCAGACAGAACATAATTCGAATGATGAAGCCAAATTTCTATTACTCTATCGCGCAATGTCTGAATTTAcctttaaaattgttgaaataaacTGATCCAAATcttcgaaaatatttaatttaattgtaaataagtaattaaaattacacaaatgtaattaaattatacaaatgtgattacattataatagtgtaatttaattactttgagTAACAATTACTTTGGACATCCATTACAAATGCTCAAAATAATGAGTAATTAAATGGAACTTAATTCCAAATGCTGAAAACAATGGATAATTAAATGgatttcaattacaaattgtaaaaGTAGTATGTAATtgaatgtgtaatttgaaggcaaaaatatttgctgCCACCCATCTCTGCTCGGCAGCCACTAAGGATTTGAGTAAAATTCAGGTAAGGCGGTCGGCTCTCGTGCGGAGTCGGACGAGGAATATCGTGTTTCGAGTTACTGGTAATTTTGAAGTCCGTTACCGTTATTGTTGTGTTTGTGTTTGGATGTCGAGAGTAGAGAATAGAGTCTTGTACCGCACGGGACGTCATACCGATCGGCCCCGATTAATTAATACGTCCCTCTCGGATTACGTTGGCCCCGACAGTCAAATTCAATTGTAACGTATCGCGTATGGCTACTGGGAGTAAGAGTACTTGGAATCATCTCGCGAAGAGAATCGTTGGCCTTCCGCCATTTACTGTAGCTTCGTAGTTTATACCTTTCTCGGAGATATTTATCGTcttgtttgtaaaattatagaaaagaaaacattatttttgttatatacaaaTTCATCGTAGCCCGGATACCAGCCAAATCGTAGTTGTTTCCGTCTGTTAATcggtattttaattacttgaaatatattatttacacgaTTTCCATGGTTGTGTACTGATTTTGTTCTGCGACCTGTCCCGCTCCGAAATCTCCACATACGACTTGTTTAAGAACCACGCCCCTCTACCGCCACGAGTCAAGAGCTACTGGCATTCGTAACGCTCCTTTGTTACCGAATTATTGTGTGGCGCGAAACTTCGCGCCTgacagaaaatatataatatttcgtaaatatcGTATTCGCGAGTTACCGATATCTTTGAGAAAGCGTTACCAGTCAATATTAATAGTAGATATCGATTAATTGGGCGAAACCCCTTCGGACCTGGCGGTTTCCGAAAGGAAAATCGTCGCAATACTTactgtaaatttaaaagatatatcgTAATTTTAGACAAACAACACCCTCTCAATCCTATATAGAGTTcctaaaaaggaaaaattttattaacgtaataCTGACCCTAATATCAAacctgaaagaaaaatttttttttattttcactttattatgattatcattattattagcaTTTTGATATTACTACTAATTTCATACTTACTCTAAATACCAAacatacataaagaaaaaaaaatttttttcttttacataaacatacatatatgactTAACcttatatatcttaataacctcatttcaatattttatcaatatcttAATCACATTTTACATCACCTATCGATAGAATTTAAGTTAATAACAAGACAGCGATACAAAAGTAGCGTATAATGCGAATCCCAGAATTAAGGTATGAATGAAACCCGACGACAAATCAGTCGCGTCAAATACTAGCTAAATCGTTAGCTCATTTTCCAAGATAAATCTCACAAAACTCGCTAAGGCGAGGAGATTGCGACCGACGAAAACGTCGTTTATAAAAACGACGCGACCGACTCGCCGCGGATGTGTGAGAGCGAGCGCGAGGAAAACGATAAACCGATAGCGAACCGCGAGAGTCGGCCCGCGAGGCAGCGGACACCCGCAAACTTTCAAACTTGTCAATCGAAAGTTGTATTTACGGCAAAAATACGGCTGACCTTCGCGATCCGTTATTCCTACCACGCCTCCGACAGGCGTACCGAGCATGCACGAGTGAGGAAATCGGGCGTAGCCAACGAGAAGACTTGAGAAAGAGCTCTCGAGAGAGTCGATTCCGGACGTCTCGAGCAGTAGGGCGTGCAACACCGGTTTCCGGACGGACCTCCGTCATTAAGCGGAAATTTCGAGAAATCTTACGCGACAATCGTTGACGCGCTAACATCGTCGTGCAACCGTGAACGGGATTAGTATGGGCGTCAGAGCGATTACTCTTGAATCCCGCGTGTTCAATTTGCGAGTCCTTAGGACTTTTCCGGGCGCGAGACGCGACGTGAAGTGCGCGCGAACGCGAACGCGGTGACCTCCGAGCGAGCCTACGACCACCGAGGTTTGTAACGAATCGCAACCTGATGACGAAACGCGAGTGACCGAAGAAGTCGAACCGGGCGCATTGAGTAAACGAACGCAAGCGATCAACCGTGAATGTGTGAGTGAGTGTGTGAATGTGAATGCGCGATACCACGAGGTGTAACAAAAAGAGCAATTAATCGTTTTGTGCGGATTAAGTTAGCCTATATCAATGATTGCTAGAACATTCCGCACCATTCCGATCCAAATCCCTAGCGCgtgaaaaattgataatcagACGCACGAGGGCAATGAAATCCCGAGTGGGCGAAACTACGCGACGACAAGCACACCCGGCCACCGGTCGACAAGCACCTTGGCGGTTACGAAGGTTAAACCGGCCTGGCGACCGTGAACAGCGAAAAGCAGAGAGCGCTAAAGCGAAGAGAGACGAGACCCCGACTAGGCGAGAGAGCGTTGAACCGGCGACGGTAAGTGTCAATTAACTACGGCATACGCGGAAGAATTCTAAGATTTTGCGAAGAAAGATTCCGGAGAGATTGCGAGTCAACGAGGTCCGTCCGGCCACAACACCCGAGATATCCGTAATGAACGTCCCTATTAATCGTCGTAACCGATACCAGCTGCTTACGCTATTCCAACAATCATGAAACGATGATCTCAAGATTACTCAACTGCAGCAAAGAGCGAAATGACGAAAATTAGCGCCCAATACCAAGATTCAAATCGGACGATTGGCCTTAATTGGCCTTAACGCGACGACAATTTGCCACCGTTGAGGCGAATCAGCCGAATATGCGAATCCTGGCGCTGATGGATTAACTAGGGTAGTTTTTTTGAAAACTTCAAACGGTGTAATTCAACGTTCTTTGCCGAAAATATGTATTCTGCCTATCGAGTAAACTAGGCGTATTTGCGTTCCGTATTGTTAAGATAATTtaccaaaaattttgttttgttctttttttatttatctatttaatatctatGGAATTTAAGTCATTACTTGAAAGTGGCCGGAATGTTCAAGTCTGTTCTATCGACTCTCCGTTTCATTTACCGCATCGATGTAGAAGTAGTTCTAAAATCGGCCACCGTCGCGTTGCGCTCGGCGCATGTATGTATGAGTGGGAGAAGATAAGTCAGTCAAAGTTGAGCGATCCTCGAATCAAGGTCGATAAAGCATCaaataaagcaattttatttcgaaaCAAGGAAATATAGCTTACAGGCGTAGTTCATTACTCTACAACCATACGATTTCCAACTTACTATTGCACCGGAAGTATACCACATAATACCTATAATAACagtcacacaaaaaaaaagtggttggtccggcggactagactagtcaatcct
This DNA window, taken from Monomorium pharaonis isolate MP-MQ-018 chromosome 6, ASM1337386v2, whole genome shotgun sequence, encodes the following:
- the LOC118646363 gene encoding golgin subfamily A member 6-like protein 6, giving the protein MAEGVRRERSDSVGSASSTEDQLKRKRELLGRDSLERDRGLADIFKRSKKVMRSSEGKEGGSVEEEVWKTMLKEIRVELGEGLRQLSKEIKEVADNQKEIIKMEIEELKEELKRREECWQKERRELREELKKLERAEEMKKERRNVEEGEEKQKETKGATVMEERVKQMEKLWEGREREERRRNIVIKGLKEKGEDRSGEIKEIMKEIGVEMKKAEGGRIWIEEDLSWEERRIRWKLKQIAAKEGAKEASVWISKGKLRINGVWWWWDEAKEELRDGRGRKWVKREEGVEQIGDKEERGNEGQGKGERKN